A genomic region of Anopheles coustani chromosome 3, idAnoCousDA_361_x.2, whole genome shotgun sequence contains the following coding sequences:
- the LOC131259812 gene encoding histone H2A: MSGRGKGGKVKGKAKSRSNRAGLQFPVGRIHRLLRKGNYAERVGAGAPVYLAAVMEYLAAEVLELAGNAARDNKKTRIIPRHLQLAIRNDEELNKLLSGVTIAQGGVLPNIQAVLLPKKTEKKA, encoded by the coding sequence atgtcTGGACGCGGCAAGGGTGGTAAAGTGAAGGGAAAGGCAAAGTCCCGCTCGAATCGTGCCGGTCTGCAGTTCCCGGTCGGCCGTATTCATCGTCTGCTGCGCAAGGGTAACTATGCCGAGCGCGTCGGTGCCGGCGCACCGGTGTATCTGGCGGCCGTGATGGAGTATCTGGCCGCGGAAGTGCTCGAGTTGGCCGGTAACGCCGCCCGTGACAACAAGAAGACGCGCATCATCCCGCGCCATCTGCAGCTGGCCATCCGCAACGACGAAGAGTTgaacaagctgctttccggTGTGACCATCGCCCAAGGTGGTGTGCTGCCCAACATTCAGGCCGTGCTGTTGCCGAAGAAGACGGAAAAGAAGGCATAA
- the LOC131259814 gene encoding histone H2B, whose amino-acid sequence MAPKTSGKAAKKSGKAQKNISKSDKKKKRKTRKESYAIYIYKVLKQVHPDTGISSKAMSIMNSFVNDIFERIAAEASRLAHYNKRSTITSREIQTAVRLLLPGELAKHAVSEGTKAVTKYTSSK is encoded by the coding sequence atggcaccgaaaaccaGCGGAAAGGCAGCGAAGAAGTCTGGCAAGGCCCAGAAAAATATCTCCAAGtcggacaagaagaagaagcgcaagACCCGCAAGGAAAGCTACGCCATCTACATCTACAAGGTGCTGAAGCAAGTCCATCCGGACACTGGCATCTCGTCGAAGGCGATGAGCATCATGAACAGCTTCGTGAACGACATCTTCGAGCGCATCGCCGCCGAAGCGTCCCGGCTGGCGCACTACAACAAGCGTTCGACGATCACGTCACGCGAAATCCAGACCGCCGTCCGTCTGCTGCTTCCTGGTGAGCTGGCCAAGCACGCCGTGTCCGAGGGCACGAAGGCCGTCACCAAGTACACCAGCTCGAAGTAA
- the LOC131259815 gene encoding histone H2B codes for MAPKTSGKAAKKSGKAQKNISKSDKKKKRKTRKESYAIYIYKVLKQVHPDTGISSKAMSIMNSFVNDIFERIAAEASRLAHYNKRSTITSREIQTAVRLLLPGELAKHAVSEGTKAVTKYTSSK; via the coding sequence atggcaccgaaaaccaGCGGAAAGGCAGCGAAGAAGTCTGGCAAGGCCCAGAAAAATATCTCCAAGtcggacaagaagaagaagcgcaagACCCGCAAGGAAAGCTACGCCATCTACATCTACAAGGTGCTGAAGCAAGTCCATCCGGACACTGGCATCTCGTCGAAGGCGATGAGCATCATGAACAGCTTCGTGAACGACATCTTCGAGCGCATCGCCGCCGAAGCGTCCCGCCTGGCGCACTACAACAAGCGTTCGACGATCACGTCACGCGAAATCCAGACCGCCGTCCGTCTGCTGCTTCCTGGTGAGCTGGCCAAGCACGCCGTGTCCGAGGGCACGAAGGCCGTCACCAAGTACACCAGCTCGAAGTAA
- the LOC131259816 gene encoding histone H4, translating to MTGRGKGGKGLGKGGAKRHRKVLRDNIQGITKPAIRRLARRGGVKRISGLIYEETRGVLKVFLENVIRDAVTYTEHAKRKTVTAMDVVYALKRQGRTLYGFGG from the coding sequence atgacCGGCCGCGGAAAAGGAGGCAAGGGACTGGGCAAAGGAGGTGCCAAGCGTCATCGCAAAGTGCTGCGTGATAACATCCAGGGAATCACGAAACCGGCCATCCGCCGTCTGGCTCGCCGTGGCGGTGTGAAGCGTATTTCCGGCCTGATCTACGAAGAAACTCGCGGTGTGCTGAAAGTGTTCCTCGAGAACGTGATCCGTGATGCCGTGACGTACACCGAGCACGCCAAGCGCAAGACCGTCACCGCCATGGACGTCGTGTACGCCCTGAAACGCCAGGGACGCACCCTGTACGGTTTCGGAGGCTAA